In the Candidatus Cloacimonadota bacterium genome, one interval contains:
- a CDS encoding AMP-binding protein translates to MSKVDKTKYEEIYNNWKWEIPEYYNFAFDVVDKWADTDKTKLALVSIAPDTETAKFDTFYELKVYSNKMVNLLQELGFKKEDKVLIISDSIPEWYYCMLGMFKLGVIPMPGTSLLTPKDIEYRMERSDAVGVITSKKYTDAVKEGLKNYGKVKHKILLDGSMPGWIDLNEKLKEMPIFIDKENIPKTKSTDPLMIYFTSGTTGHPKMVLHSHHYPLGHEVTARYCQNLKDTDLHWTVSDTGWAKCAWGKLFGQMIVGAAVIQWNNPGRFNANKLLGLMERFGVTTFCAPPTVYRMLIQTDLSKFNLSLRYCMAAGEPLNPEVIRVWKKYFKLDIYDFFGQTETVCLLSNFPFTPIKLGSVGLPTPGHDVRIVDDDLNECPPDEEGQIAVYLDKSKPKPPGLMKEYWKDPKIMEEAFRGDYYLTGDKAYRDEDGYFWFVGRNDDVIKSSGYRIGPFEVESVLIEHPAVAESAVIGAPDPKGIRGIVVKAVVVLAKGYKPSDELTHEIQMFVKEKTAPYKYPRIIEYRETLPKTVSGKLLRRELRKDSGN, encoded by the coding sequence ATGTCTAAAGTAGACAAAACAAAATATGAGGAAATTTATAATAATTGGAAATGGGAGATTCCAGAATATTATAATTTTGCCTTTGATGTAGTTGATAAATGGGCAGATACCGATAAAACAAAATTAGCTTTAGTTTCAATTGCACCAGACACAGAAACTGCAAAGTTTGATACTTTTTATGAATTAAAGGTTTACTCAAACAAAATGGTAAACCTTCTTCAGGAACTTGGTTTCAAAAAAGAAGATAAGGTCCTGATAATTTCCGATTCTATCCCGGAATGGTATTATTGCATGTTGGGAATGTTCAAGCTTGGTGTTATTCCAATGCCGGGAACTTCACTTCTTACTCCAAAGGATATTGAATATAGAATGGAACGATCCGATGCTGTTGGTGTTATCACCAGCAAAAAATATACAGATGCAGTTAAAGAAGGTTTAAAGAACTACGGAAAGGTAAAACACAAAATCCTTCTTGATGGCTCAATGCCAGGTTGGATTGATCTGAATGAAAAATTAAAAGAAATGCCGATTTTCATCGATAAAGAAAACATTCCCAAAACAAAAAGTACTGATCCTTTAATGATTTATTTTACTTCTGGAACTACAGGTCATCCTAAAATGGTGCTTCATTCTCATCATTATCCTCTGGGTCACGAAGTAACTGCCAGATATTGTCAGAATTTGAAAGATACTGATCTGCACTGGACGGTTTCCGATACCGGCTGGGCTAAATGTGCCTGGGGAAAACTGTTTGGTCAGATGATCGTGGGTGCTGCAGTTATTCAGTGGAATAATCCTGGGAGATTCAATGCAAACAAATTACTTGGCTTGATGGAACGTTTTGGAGTTACCACTTTCTGTGCACCACCAACTGTTTACAGGATGCTTATCCAAACTGATCTCAGTAAATTTAATTTAAGTCTGAGATATTGTATGGCAGCAGGAGAACCTTTGAATCCTGAGGTGATCAGAGTTTGGAAAAAATACTTTAAACTGGATATTTATGACTTTTTCGGACAGACAGAAACTGTGTGCCTTCTTTCCAATTTCCCATTTACCCCGATCAAATTGGGATCTGTGGGATTACCAACTCCGGGTCATGATGTTAGAATTGTCGATGACGACCTGAATGAATGCCCTCCCGATGAAGAAGGACAAATTGCTGTTTATTTGGATAAAAGCAAACCAAAACCTCCTGGTTTGATGAAAGAATATTGGAAAGATCCCAAAATAATGGAAGAGGCTTTCCGAGGTGATTATTATCTTACTGGAGATAAAGCTTATCGTGATGAAGATGGATATTTCTGGTTCGTTGGTCGTAACGACGATGTCATCAAATCTTCCGGATATCGAATTGGACCATTCGAAGTGGAATCAGTGCTGATTGAACATCCGGCGGTTGCTGAATCGGCTGTTATCGGTGCGCCAGACCCAAAAGGAATTCGAGGTATCGTTGTAAAAGCTGTTGTTGTGTTAGCCAAAGGTTACAAACCTTCTGACGAACTGACACATGAAATTCAGATGTTCGTTAAAGAGAAAACAGCTCCTTATAAATATCCACGCATTATCGAATATAGAGAAACTTTACCGAAAACTGTTTCTGGAAAACTGCTGAGAAGAGAACTTAGAAAAGATTCAGGTAATTAA
- a CDS encoding OFA family MFS transporter, which produces MAEKKVMNRNLVVVGAIMIQLCLGAIYAWSVFTKPLVDADWTKTQTQAVFAAGLALFAIVMVIAGRLMPKLGPKKLAMAGGIVLGLGYLLAGLFGGTNFWLIFIFVGIIGGSGIGLAYVVPIAVGMRWFPDKKGLITGLAVAGFGFGATLWVKLAGTWGNLIANLGLSTTFTIYGIVFFVAVFIGSLWMVFPPEGWKPAGWEPTETQKKSDDSRKQLKSGQMLRTPQYYMILLTFVFGASAGLMSIGLMKLFPMDALQANGFSEAVASGIAGTAMAVFFSLANGLGRIAWGAISDKLGRKKSIVVMMATQGIFVILFQWIAGTPGLLYLGAALIGFNFGGNFALFPTITAETFGTKYIGQNYGWVFLAYGIGGIFGPIMGGKLGDMNNFSLAFIICGILCLIAAGIIAGVKPPKKAV; this is translated from the coding sequence ATGGCTGAAAAAAAAGTTATGAATAGAAATTTGGTAGTTGTTGGTGCAATCATGATCCAGCTTTGCCTGGGTGCCATATATGCTTGGTCGGTTTTCACCAAGCCATTGGTTGATGCCGATTGGACAAAAACTCAAACACAGGCTGTTTTTGCAGCCGGTTTGGCTTTATTTGCCATCGTCATGGTGATTGCCGGTCGTTTGATGCCAAAACTGGGTCCTAAAAAATTAGCTATGGCCGGCGGAATTGTACTCGGTCTTGGCTATTTACTGGCCGGTCTTTTCGGTGGCACAAATTTCTGGTTGATTTTTATATTTGTAGGAATTATTGGCGGATCAGGAATCGGTCTGGCTTATGTTGTACCGATCGCTGTAGGAATGCGCTGGTTCCCCGATAAAAAAGGACTTATCACAGGATTAGCAGTAGCCGGTTTTGGATTTGGAGCTACACTCTGGGTAAAACTGGCAGGTACTTGGGGAAATTTGATAGCAAATCTGGGATTGAGCACTACATTCACGATCTACGGAATTGTCTTCTTCGTTGCTGTTTTCATTGGCAGTCTCTGGATGGTTTTCCCACCTGAAGGATGGAAACCTGCTGGTTGGGAACCAACCGAAACACAGAAAAAATCTGATGATTCACGCAAACAGCTGAAAAGTGGACAAATGCTTAGAACTCCCCAATATTATATGATTTTACTTACTTTCGTATTTGGTGCAAGTGCCGGTTTGATGAGCATTGGACTAATGAAATTATTCCCGATGGATGCTTTGCAGGCTAATGGTTTTAGTGAAGCTGTTGCATCTGGCATTGCCGGAACAGCGATGGCAGTATTCTTCTCTCTTGCCAATGGACTGGGACGGATCGCCTGGGGCGCAATCAGTGATAAATTGGGTCGTAAGAAATCTATCGTAGTAATGATGGCAACTCAGGGAATTTTTGTTATTCTCTTCCAATGGATTGCCGGAACTCCCGGACTGCTTTATCTTGGTGCTGCACTTATCGGGTTTAATTTCGGTGGAAATTTTGCTCTTTTCCCAACCATTACGGCAGAAACTTTTGGAACAAAATATATTGGTCAAAACTATGGCTGGGTTTTCCTGGCATACGGAATTGGTGGTATTTTTGGACCGATCATGGGTGGAAAACTTGGTGATATGAACAACTTCTCACTTGCTTTCATCATTTGCGGAATTCTCTGTCTTATCGCTGCTGGAATTATTGCTGGTGTGAAGCCTCCCAAAAAAGCAGTTTAA
- a CDS encoding serine hydroxymethyltransferase, with protein MSFIKNQDPELFEAMHNELKRQSENLELIASENFVSRAVLEAVGSVLTNKYAEGYPYRWSRKTGKLKYSLYGRYYGGCEYIDDVEELAIERAKEIYGADHANVQPHSGSQANMATYFAIIKPGDTILSLELSHGGHLTHGHPLSFSGSLFNIVPYGVNKETEQFDYDELRKIALEVKPQMILTGASAYPRSIDFAKFRDIADEVDAKLVVDMAHIAGLVAAGEHMSPIPYADLVTTTTHKTLRGPRGGMILCKEEFAKDVDRWVFPGIQGGPLMHVIAGKAVAFHEALQPEFKTYQKQVIKNAAALAKALNEKGFNLVSNGTDTHLMLLNLGTEEEGGPSGKKIEGCLDLAGITANKNTVPFDTRKPFVASGIRLGTPAVTTRGMKETEMIQIADFIHQVYTNYEDDEKLASIKNNVRDFCAQFPLYADLLK; from the coding sequence ATGAGTTTTATTAAAAATCAAGATCCCGAACTTTTTGAAGCAATGCACAATGAGTTGAAAAGACAGAGCGAAAATCTGGAACTGATCGCATCAGAAAATTTTGTTTCCCGGGCAGTTCTGGAAGCTGTTGGATCTGTTCTAACGAATAAGTATGCAGAAGGCTATCCCTATCGTTGGAGCAGAAAGACAGGAAAACTGAAATATAGTTTGTATGGCCGTTATTACGGTGGTTGTGAATACATCGATGATGTGGAAGAACTGGCAATTGAACGCGCCAAAGAAATTTACGGAGCAGATCATGCCAATGTACAGCCGCATTCCGGTTCGCAGGCAAATATGGCAACTTATTTTGCCATCATCAAACCAGGTGACACGATTCTTAGTTTGGAACTTTCTCATGGTGGTCATCTCACTCATGGTCATCCACTCAGTTTTTCAGGATCACTTTTCAATATCGTGCCTTACGGAGTAAATAAAGAAACCGAACAATTTGATTATGATGAATTGCGCAAAATAGCCTTGGAAGTGAAACCACAGATGATCCTGACAGGAGCAAGTGCATATCCACGCTCTATTGATTTTGCTAAATTCCGTGATATAGCAGATGAAGTTGACGCAAAATTAGTGGTTGATATGGCACATATTGCCGGTTTAGTTGCAGCAGGTGAGCACATGTCTCCAATTCCTTATGCCGACTTGGTAACTACAACCACTCACAAAACTCTGCGTGGCCCTCGTGGTGGAATGATCCTGTGTAAAGAAGAATTTGCCAAAGATGTAGATCGCTGGGTTTTTCCTGGTATTCAGGGTGGACCATTAATGCACGTGATCGCAGGAAAAGCAGTAGCTTTCCACGAAGCTTTACAACCGGAGTTCAAAACATATCAGAAGCAGGTGATAAAAAATGCAGCAGCTCTGGCCAAAGCTTTGAATGAAAAGGGATTCAATCTTGTTTCAAACGGAACCGATACGCATCTTATGTTGCTGAATCTGGGAACCGAAGAAGAAGGTGGACCAAGCGGAAAGAAAATCGAAGGATGTCTGGATCTGGCTGGAATTACTGCCAATAAAAATACAGTTCCTTTTGATACTCGTAAACCTTTCGTTGCATCTGGAATACGTCTGGGAACACCAGCTGTTACAACTCGCGGTATGAAAGAAACAGAAATGATCCAGATCGCAGACTTCATTCATCAGGTTTATACAAACTACGAAGATGATGAAAAACTTGCTTCCATCAAAAACAATGTGCGTGACTTCTGTGCTCAATTCCCTCTTTATGCTGATCTTTTGAAATAA
- a CDS encoding AMP-binding protein, giving the protein MNKMPLNETLGELIERIASKFPDNEALVYPDHNIRLTYKEFNAEVDKIAKSLIALNIKKGDHVAIWSTNVPQWPVLMFALAKVGAVLVTVNTNYRSHELEYLLKQSDSKAIFLIDKFKTSEYFNWLKKVLSDAKWPGNGKVESEKLPMLKNVIMFDHETTDHALGYDDFSEMGAHVSDDDLNKIKEDLDEYDVVNMQYTSGTTGFPKGVMLTHHNIANNAYLIGEQMKLTEKDRMCIPVPFFHCFGCVLGILAAVTHGTTMLPTVTFDAEEVLKLVDSEKCTVLHGVPTMFIAELGVENRDQYDTSTLRTGIMAGSPCPVEVMNQVINEMHCDQITIAYGLTENSPVITMTSVDDDVEHRTTTVGKVLSPMQMKVMNLETEEECKPGEQGEVIMAGECVMSGYYKMKKENEMAIRDGWLHSGDLGVKDEDGYLKITGRIKDMIIRGGENVYPREIEEFLYTHPKVRDVQVIGVPDKNFGEQILAAIKLKEGETATVEEIKEYCQENIARHNQPYYVVFVDEYPMTASGKIQKFKLRDQLVEKLSIE; this is encoded by the coding sequence ATGAATAAAATGCCGCTTAATGAAACTCTGGGAGAGCTGATAGAAAGAATTGCTTCAAAATTTCCTGATAATGAAGCTCTGGTTTATCCAGATCATAATATACGACTTACTTATAAAGAATTCAATGCAGAAGTCGATAAAATTGCCAAATCACTTATAGCTTTGAATATCAAGAAAGGTGATCATGTAGCAATTTGGTCTACCAATGTTCCGCAGTGGCCGGTCTTAATGTTCGCTCTGGCAAAAGTTGGAGCTGTACTGGTTACGGTGAATACAAATTACAGATCACATGAATTGGAATACTTGCTGAAGCAATCAGATTCCAAAGCGATCTTTTTGATTGATAAGTTTAAAACAAGTGAATATTTCAACTGGCTCAAAAAGGTGCTCAGCGATGCGAAATGGCCTGGTAATGGTAAAGTAGAATCAGAGAAACTTCCCATGCTGAAGAACGTTATCATGTTTGATCATGAAACTACAGACCACGCTCTGGGTTATGATGATTTCAGCGAAATGGGAGCACATGTTTCTGATGACGATTTGAATAAAATTAAAGAAGACCTGGATGAATATGATGTTGTGAATATGCAGTATACATCGGGAACTACAGGATTTCCTAAAGGTGTAATGCTGACGCATCATAATATTGCCAACAATGCTTATCTTATTGGTGAGCAGATGAAACTTACCGAAAAAGATCGCATGTGTATTCCTGTGCCGTTTTTCCATTGTTTTGGCTGTGTTCTTGGAATTCTGGCAGCTGTTACGCACGGCACGACCATGTTGCCAACTGTAACTTTTGATGCAGAAGAAGTACTGAAGCTGGTCGATAGTGAAAAATGTACAGTTCTGCATGGCGTTCCGACCATGTTTATTGCCGAACTTGGTGTTGAAAATAGAGATCAATATGATACCTCAACCTTGCGTACAGGAATTATGGCAGGCTCTCCCTGTCCGGTTGAAGTTATGAATCAGGTAATCAACGAAATGCATTGTGATCAGATCACGATAGCTTATGGCCTGACAGAAAATTCACCGGTTATCACCATGACTTCTGTGGATGATGATGTAGAGCATCGAACCACAACTGTGGGAAAAGTATTATCTCCAATGCAGATGAAAGTAATGAATCTGGAAACTGAAGAGGAGTGCAAACCTGGTGAACAAGGTGAAGTGATAATGGCTGGAGAATGTGTGATGTCCGGTTATTATAAAATGAAAAAAGAAAATGAAATGGCTATCAGAGACGGCTGGCTGCATTCCGGTGATCTGGGAGTGAAGGATGAAGATGGATACCTTAAAATTACGGGTCGCATAAAAGATATGATCATTCGAGGTGGAGAAAATGTTTATCCTCGTGAGATCGAGGAATTTCTTTATACTCATCCAAAAGTTCGCGATGTTCAGGTAATCGGTGTTCCCGATAAAAATTTTGGCGAACAAATTCTGGCTGCCATCAAACTGAAAGAAGGGGAAACAGCTACTGTAGAAGAAATCAAAGAATATTGCCAGGAAAATATTGCTCGCCATAATCAGCCTTATTATGTTGTTTTTGTGGATGAATATCCCATGACTGCATCTGGTAAGATTCAAAAATTCAAACTTAGAGATCAACTTGTAGAAAAACTCAGTATAGAATAA
- the rpiB gene encoding ribose 5-phosphate isomerase B, producing MKIAIASDHAGYELKEAIKEYLSDHEIKDFGTHSLDSMDYPDTGFVAAKAVAKGECKRGILICGSGIGMSIVANKVPGIRAALCHTVQYAQLSRMHNNANILILAGRFISKYLAKDIIDTWLTTEFEGNRHQKRIDKITKYESK from the coding sequence ATGAAAATAGCAATAGCTTCCGATCACGCTGGATATGAATTGAAAGAAGCAATAAAAGAATACTTATCCGATCATGAGATCAAAGATTTTGGCACACATTCTCTTGATTCCATGGATTATCCCGATACCGGATTTGTTGCTGCTAAAGCTGTAGCAAAGGGAGAATGTAAAAGGGGAATTCTAATTTGCGGAAGTGGAATTGGCATGAGTATTGTTGCCAATAAAGTTCCAGGAATTCGGGCAGCTTTGTGCCACACTGTTCAATATGCACAGCTTTCCAGAATGCACAACAATGCAAATATTCTTATTCTGGCAGGAAGGTTCATTTCCAAATATCTGGCAAAAGATATTATTGACACCTGGCTTACTACCGAATTTGAAGGAAATCGACATCAAAAAAGAATTGATAAAATCACAAAATATGAAAGTAAATAA